In Vanessa atalanta chromosome 17, ilVanAtal1.2, whole genome shotgun sequence, one DNA window encodes the following:
- the LOC125070339 gene encoding peroxisomal membrane protein 11B, whose protein sequence is MDIIINVNNQSNGRDKLARLFQYTSRLVWHQLESRNANKYSVDRIKSLENALGSFRKVLRMGRCIDICYLALNTMNIEDPFLRISLTVSKIAHALYLYADHVVWLTKSGFLKSDTDNWNRTANRFWLLSIIANLARDFYEILHILELNRTMLLKPTNLLSGTMKQFDLQASVKHTYTIVSCHKDIFIDTLKNSCDIFIPLTALGFTKFSPSAVGALGAISSLAALVTMVKPITKLIPS, encoded by the exons atggatattataataaatgttaacaatCAGTCCAATGGAAGGGACAAACTTGCCag ATTATTTCAATATACGAGTCGCCTGGTCTGGCATCAACTTGAATCCagaaatgcaaataaatattctgtcgATAGGATAAAAAGCTTAGAAAATGCTTTAGGCTCATTTAGAAAAg TGCTCAGAATGGGAAGATGCATTGACATCTGCTACTTAGCTCTAAATACAATGAACATAGAAGACCCATTCTTGCGAATATCATTAACTGTGAGCAAGATAGCTCATGCGTTGTACTTATATGCTGATCATGTAGTATGGCTCACAAAAAGTGGTTTCCTTAAAAGTGATACTGACAACTGGAATAGAACAGCCAATAGGTTCTGGCTATTATCAATTATTGCTAATTTAGCCAgagatttttatgaaatattacacaTATTAGAACTAAACAGAACAATGTTACTGAAACCCACAAACCTATTGAGTGGTACAATGAAACAATTTGACTTGCAAGCCAGTGTGAAGCATACTTACACAATTGTAAGCTgtcataaagatatattcattgaTACATTGAAGAATTCCTGTGACATTTTTATTCCATTAACAGCTTTGGGATTTACTAAATTTAGTCCTAGTGCTGTAGGAGCTTTGGGTGCAATTTCTTCACTAGCTGCATTAGTTACAATGGTGAAACCAATAACAAAACTAATTCCATCTTAA
- the LOC125070401 gene encoding 28S ribosomal protein S17, mitochondrial, with protein sequence MSRNIAEAARKFLLLGQCVPTVKQNATKIRVKRLELDENLLMYFRKDEFYYCHDPDKKCKTGDIVLIQSLPRKLTKLITHEVKEVVYPFGDITDPITNKKVAKERYREDIEKEAEIYGKLKSGFDYNKALPRGWQDGKKDFTSKPTYTKYHVFDENDPYAI encoded by the exons ATGTCTCGCAATATAGCCGAAGCAGCGAGAAAATTTCTTTTGTTAGGCCAATGTGTTCCTACTGTGAAACAAAATGCTACAAAAATACGCGTAAAGAGGTTAGAATtggatgaaaatttattaatg TATTTCAGAAAAGATGAATTCTATTACTGTCATGATccagataaaaaatgtaagaCCGGTGATATTGTACTAATTCAATCGTTGCCTAGGAAATTGACGAAGCTAATCACACACGAAGTTAAAGAAGTTGTTTATCCATTTGGGGATATCACTGATCCCATAACAAATAAGAAAGTTGCCAAGGAAAGGTACAGagaagatattgaaaaagaggcTGAAATATATGGCAAATTGAAATCTggatttgattataataaagcCCTCCCGAGAGGTTGGCAAGACGGAAAAAAAGATTTTACTTCTAAACCAACATATACCAAATATCATGTTTTTGATGAAAATGATCCATATGCAATCTAg
- the LOC125070271 gene encoding RNA-binding protein spenito, giving the protein MIGLPRSDRDRDRITVKIRNMKRSSSRDSMPRSKRTRSSIGRYDDSSDERVTPERVRRRVRSPSPRGRYVSPHRDDYVRSREVREESVRPYYKVLCVSALHPKASDEIIKDTLYREYKKFGDFSIKISHELDERVAYVCFRSAEDARDAKHAKPRIILYDKVAIVDPVYEPVRSEYRSRPRSITPPDYDRPYSYAWSPVAERRRPPPDDRAYGVPPTVPPHHRDFRPPMHEYPMAGPHGPPMHHRPPMHHPPHPHYMPRPYMPRPHHPPFEKIENKKDKFPNYLHHVQPEDDPLATRTLFAGNLEINISDEELRRIFGRYGIVEDIDIKRPPPGTGNAFAFVRYQTLDMAHRAKVELSGQYIGKFQCKIGYGKATPTTRVWVGGLGPWTSVAQLEREFDRFGAIKKIEYAKGEPHAYILYDSIDAAQAAVKEMRGFPLGGPDRRLRIDFADVGTGGPYRPKPYAPAAGEEGRPVEGYEGYEGTWEDGYGYSGSGGYRGRGGHRGRGRGMYRGVYHGTGDYRDEEWRRAPDGEYDGRVRRSGSREPGVDRSRSRSPRRRSPDSDSDGSPRRNGGMLASARTLPEVVRKATTIWNGALILKNSLFPTKFHLTDGDSEIIDSLMKDEEGKNQLRITQRLRLDQPKLDDVQKRIATSSSHAIFLGVAGSTASITNEDASIQTRPMRNLVSYLKQKEAAGVISLLNKETEATGVLYSFPPCDFSTELLKRTCHNLTEESLKEDHLVIVVVRGGSA; this is encoded by the coding sequence ATGATTGGATTACCGCGTAGCGATAGAGATAGAGATCGTATAACGGTGAAAATTCGTAACATGAAGAGAAGTTCATCCAGGGATAGTATGCCGCGATCTAAAAGAACGCGTAGTAGCATAGGAAGGTATGACGATAGCTCCGACGAGCGTGTCACGCCAGAAAGGGTGCGTCGGCGAGTTCGCTCACCTAGCCCCCGTGGACGATACGTTTCACCCCATCGTGATGATTATGTGCGATCCCGGGAGGTTAGAGAGGAATCCGTGCGACCTTATTACAAGGTTTTATGTGTAAGTGCTTTACATCCTAAAGCTTCGGATGAGATCATTAAAGATACGTTGTACAGAGAGTACAAAAAGTTTGGTGATTTTAGTATCAAAATTTCTCATGAGCTGGACGAACGGGTTGCGTATGTTTGTTTCCGTAGTGCAGAAGATGCACGAGACGCAAAGCACGCAAAACCAAGAATTATTCTATATGACAAAGTTGCTATAGTTGATCCTGTGTATGAACCTGTTAGGTCAGAGTATAGAAGTAGACCGAGAAGCATTACTCCTCCTGATTATGATCGTCCTTATTCCTATGCTTGGTCTCCAGTTGCCGAAAGACGAAGACCACCACCTGACGATAGGGCTTACGGAGTACCTCCAACAGTTCCTCCTCATCACAGAGACTTTCGCCCTCCGATGCATGAGTATCCTATGGCAGGTCCCCATGGACCCCCAATGCACCACCGTCCACCAATGCATCACCCTCCCCACCCACACTACATGCCCAGGCCATACATGCCACGCCCGCATCATCCACCTTTTGAGaagattgaaaataaaaaagacaaatttCCAAACTATTTACATCATGTTCAACCAGAAGATGATCCCTTGGCAACCAGAACTTTATTTGCTGGGAATTTAGAAATCAATATATCAGATGAGGAACTTCGAAGAATTTTTGGTCGCTATGGTATTGTTGAAGATATAGACATTAAAAGGCCACCACCGGGCACTGGTAATGCTTTTGCTTTCGTACGATATCAAACTTTAGATATGGCCCACAGAGCCAAAGTAGAGTTATCTGGCCAGTACATTGGTAAATTCCAGTGCAAAATTGGCTATGGTAAAGCTACCCCAACAACTCGTGTATGGGTCGGAGGTCTTGGTCCATGGACGTCAGTTGCGCAACTGGAAAGAGAATTTGACAGATTTggtgccataaaaaaaattgaatatgctAAAGGTGAACCACAtgcatatattttgtatgattcAATTGATGCTGCACAAGCTGCAGTTAAAGAAATGAGAGGATTTCCTCTTGGTGGTCCTGACAGGCGCCTTAGAATTGACTTTGCAGATGTAGGAACAGGTGGTCCCTACAGGCCAAAACCATATGCACCTGCTGCTGGTGAAGAGGGTCGACCAGTTGAAGGATATGAGGGATATGAAGGTACTTGGGAAGATGGATATGGTTACAGTGGATCTGGGGGGTATAGAGGAAGAGGTGGACATCGTGGTCGGGGTCGTGGTATGTATCGGGGCGTATATCACGGAACTGGTGATTACCGCGATGAAGAGTGGAGACGAGCCCCTGATGGTGAATATGATGGACGAGTTCGTCGTTCTGGATCGCGAGAGCCTGGAGTCGATAGATCTCGTTCTCGCTCTCCACGGCGCCGATCTCCGGACAGCGATTCCGATGGCTCCCCACGTAGAAATGGTGGTATGCTTGCATCTGCCAGGACTCTGCCTGAAGTTGTTCGAAAAGCAACAACAATTTGGAATGGagcattaattcttaaaaattcattatttcCAACAAAATTCCATCTCACAGATGGTGACTCTGAAATTATTGATAGTCTGATGAAAGACGAAGAGGGCAAAAATCAGTTGAGAATTACTCAGAGACTTCGATTAGACCAGCCAAAGCTTGATGATGTACAGAAACGAATAGCAACATCAAGTTCACATGCCATTTTCCTAGGCGTGGCTGGATCAACAGCTTCAATAACAAATGAGGATGCAAGTATACAAACAAGACCAATGAGAAATTTAGTTTCTTATTTGAAACAGAAGGAGGCCGCTGGGGTAATATCACTGCTGAATAAAGAGACGGAGGCTACTGGTGTTTTATATTCCTTCCCACCATGTGACTTTTCAACAGAACTACTGAAAAGGACTTGCCACAACCTAACTGAGGAGAGCCTGAAGGAAGATCACTTGGTCATAGTTGTTGTGCGAGGGGGTTCTGCCTAG